A genome region from Nocardia sp. NBC_00565 includes the following:
- a CDS encoding LysR substrate-binding domain-containing protein → MVLDAKATEKLLDGRLKLRHLVLVVTIAEHGSIMRAAEALHVTQPVVTRSLREVEEVLGVPLFDRYSRGVTLNVYGKSFVDHARAVLAQIRHAGEEISLLQSSDLGTVTVGTYLAGSNVLLPRAIAALKSSHPLLTVVVVEATPDVLEADLLVGEIDLTVGRLLAAPPPRLTQEQLYLEPIKIVARSTHPAHALVHPTLSELASYAWVFPSDRTALRWELEEVFVSAGVAIPRDRIECPAVLTMWQLLVQNDLIGLLPASIALQEERFKFIGTSLKSVRQVVGVSWATERPLIAPASALLEHLRVEATALTQALEHESVQR, encoded by the coding sequence ATGGTGTTGGACGCTAAGGCCACCGAAAAGCTGCTTGATGGGCGCCTCAAACTGCGGCATCTGGTGCTCGTTGTGACGATTGCAGAGCACGGCAGCATCATGCGCGCCGCCGAGGCTCTGCATGTGACGCAACCCGTCGTGACCCGCAGCCTGCGGGAAGTGGAAGAAGTCCTCGGTGTTCCATTGTTCGACCGTTATAGCCGTGGGGTGACGCTGAACGTCTACGGGAAGTCCTTTGTGGATCATGCTCGAGCCGTGCTTGCTCAAATCCGGCACGCGGGGGAGGAGATCTCGCTGCTGCAGTCCTCGGACCTCGGAACAGTGACCGTCGGTACCTACCTCGCCGGCTCAAACGTTCTTCTCCCTCGGGCCATCGCCGCTCTGAAATCGAGCCACCCTTTGTTGACCGTGGTCGTCGTCGAAGCCACGCCTGACGTTCTGGAAGCCGACTTACTCGTTGGCGAGATCGACTTGACGGTCGGACGCCTGCTCGCGGCACCGCCGCCCCGACTGACCCAAGAGCAGCTCTACTTGGAGCCGATCAAAATAGTCGCCCGGAGTACTCACCCTGCGCACGCGCTGGTCCATCCAACATTAAGCGAACTCGCTTCATACGCATGGGTGTTTCCGAGCGACCGAACCGCCCTCCGCTGGGAGCTCGAGGAAGTGTTTGTGTCTGCGGGCGTCGCAATACCCAGGGATCGGATCGAATGTCCTGCGGTGCTCACGATGTGGCAGCTTCTCGTACAGAATGACCTGATCGGGTTGTTACCCGCATCGATCGCACTGCAAGAGGAACGGTTCAAGTTCATCGGGACGTCGCTGAAGTCGGTCCGACAAGTCGTTGGCGTGTCGTGGGCCACCGAAAGACCCCTGATCGCGCCTGCCTCGGCCCTGCTCGAACATCTCCGAGTCGAAGCAACCGCGCTTACTCAAGCACTTGAACACGAATCGGTCCAAAGGTAG
- a CDS encoding 2-hydroxymuconic semialdehyde dehydrogenase: protein MAPRTVRNFIGGQAIEDGAVASFFDKIDPVSGSVSARVQEADRRLVDDAVRAARRAVEGAWGATPAGQRCTLLRRVADRIEERFEDFVAAEIADTGKPVTQARELDVARAVLNFRSFADTIASAGQTSFLTDLANGRQALNYAMRKPLGVVAVIVPWNLPLLLLTWKVAPALACGNAVVVKPSEETPSTATLLGEVLTEVGIPDGAYNVVHGFGAGSAGEFLVGHPGIDGVTFTGSTATGSAIMAASAPRVRPISFELGGKNAAIVFDDADIESTLDGLTRSVFANTGQVCLCTERIYVQRGVFEEIVEGLAARARALTLGNPYAEGTTTGPLISTAHRQKVLAYYALAEESGAKTIVGGGVPTLADDLNGGAWIEPTLWTGLTNADRPMREEIFGPVAGLVPFDTEEEAIGLANDTDYGLAASVWTTNLSRGHRVAQRMNVGMAWVNTWYLRDLRSPFGGVGLSGIGREGGTNSLDFYTEQTNVCVQL from the coding sequence TTGGCTCCGCGAACAGTGCGAAACTTCATCGGCGGGCAGGCTATCGAGGACGGAGCGGTCGCGTCGTTCTTCGACAAGATCGATCCGGTAAGCGGATCGGTCAGTGCAAGGGTTCAGGAGGCTGACCGGAGACTGGTCGACGATGCTGTGCGCGCGGCCCGGCGGGCCGTCGAGGGAGCCTGGGGTGCAACGCCGGCGGGTCAGCGATGCACACTGCTTCGCCGCGTCGCCGACCGTATCGAGGAACGATTCGAGGACTTCGTCGCTGCCGAGATCGCTGACACCGGCAAGCCGGTCACACAAGCGCGAGAACTCGATGTTGCGCGAGCAGTGCTGAACTTCCGCTCCTTCGCTGACACGATCGCCTCAGCCGGGCAAACGTCCTTTCTGACCGACCTTGCGAACGGTCGCCAGGCCCTTAACTACGCGATGCGCAAGCCTCTCGGTGTGGTGGCCGTCATCGTGCCCTGGAACCTTCCCCTGCTGCTTCTCACCTGGAAGGTGGCACCTGCCCTGGCGTGCGGCAATGCCGTCGTCGTCAAGCCGAGCGAAGAGACCCCCTCGACGGCGACCCTGTTGGGTGAGGTGCTGACCGAGGTCGGTATCCCCGACGGCGCCTACAACGTCGTGCACGGTTTCGGCGCAGGCTCGGCCGGTGAGTTCCTCGTCGGACACCCCGGCATCGACGGTGTTACCTTCACCGGCTCGACTGCGACCGGCTCTGCGATCATGGCTGCGAGCGCGCCTCGAGTACGTCCCATCTCGTTCGAGCTCGGCGGGAAAAATGCGGCCATCGTGTTCGACGATGCCGACATCGAGTCAACGTTGGACGGGCTGACTCGATCTGTGTTCGCCAATACAGGCCAGGTCTGCCTGTGCACCGAGCGGATTTACGTCCAGCGCGGAGTGTTCGAGGAGATCGTCGAAGGTCTGGCCGCCCGAGCGCGAGCGCTGACGCTCGGCAACCCGTACGCGGAAGGGACGACGACCGGTCCGCTGATCTCGACGGCGCATCGGCAGAAGGTGCTCGCCTACTACGCGCTCGCCGAGGAATCCGGAGCCAAGACCATCGTCGGGGGCGGCGTGCCGACCCTGGCTGATGATCTCAACGGGGGCGCGTGGATCGAGCCGACCCTGTGGACCGGCCTGACGAATGCCGATCGGCCCATGCGCGAGGAGATCTTCGGACCGGTCGCGGGTCTGGTTCCCTTCGACACCGAGGAGGAGGCGATCGGCCTCGCCAACGACACCGATTACGGACTCGCGGCGTCGGTCTGGACGACCAACCTGTCCCGAGGCCATCGGGTCGCGCAGCGGATGAACGTCGGCATGGCTTGGGTGAACACTTGGTATCTGCGGGACCTGCGCTCGCCCTTCGGGGGTGTCGGGCTCTCCGGCATCGGCCGCGAAGGCGGAACGAACTCGCTGGACTTCTACACCGAGCAGACCAACGTCTGCGTGCAGCTATGA
- a CDS encoding 2-keto-4-pentenoate hydratase, with protein MGVSDVIVGQLTDAMRVADGTDVDLTRFIHPRIEPEVAFRLARDVDVNDALTDLGDAVDAVAPALEIIDSRYRDFRFSLPDVIADNTSAAAFVIGQWQPFHVSHRTDDIGNLAVELRIDGALADVGSTAAILGHPLRALPALLAMARRNKIELRAGHVILAGAATAAAPFTASVVTAHIARLGTVTVRGVRRSHG; from the coding sequence ATGGGTGTCTCCGACGTGATTGTCGGCCAGCTCACTGATGCGATGCGAGTGGCGGATGGAACTGATGTCGACCTAACGAGGTTCATTCATCCTCGAATTGAGCCCGAGGTCGCGTTCAGGCTCGCCCGCGACGTCGATGTCAACGATGCACTGACCGACCTCGGTGACGCGGTTGACGCAGTGGCGCCGGCGCTGGAGATCATTGACTCCCGCTATCGTGACTTCCGATTCAGCCTGCCTGACGTAATCGCTGACAACACGTCCGCCGCGGCCTTCGTGATCGGCCAATGGCAGCCATTTCATGTCAGCCACCGAACCGATGACATCGGCAATCTCGCCGTCGAGCTGCGCATAGACGGTGCTCTGGCCGATGTCGGATCCACCGCCGCAATCCTCGGCCATCCACTCCGAGCGCTGCCCGCGCTACTCGCAATGGCTCGCCGAAACAAGATCGAACTCCGCGCCGGACACGTCATCTTGGCCGGCGCGGCAACTGCTGCGGCGCCCTTCACGGCCTCCGTCGTCACGGCCCACATTGCGCGACTCGGCACAGTCACCGTACGAGGCGTGCGGCGCTCACATGGCTGA
- a CDS encoding RidA family protein: MADHTVQARLVSGKAKPRGRFPHVKVVGSFAFVSGTSARRTDNSIDGAEVDDLGTTCLDIRVQTRAVIENIRDILRDAGADLSDLVQATTYLVSMNDFGGYNEVWAEFFDETGPTRTTVAVHALPHPHLLIEIQAVAYVPHKETT, translated from the coding sequence ATGGCTGATCACACGGTGCAGGCCCGACTGGTCTCGGGCAAGGCCAAGCCTCGTGGCCGATTCCCCCACGTCAAGGTGGTCGGTAGCTTCGCGTTCGTCTCCGGGACCTCAGCGCGAAGGACCGACAATTCGATCGATGGGGCAGAGGTAGACGACCTAGGAACGACGTGCCTCGACATTCGCGTCCAGACTCGCGCGGTGATCGAGAATATTCGCGACATCCTGCGTGACGCCGGCGCCGATCTCAGCGACCTGGTTCAGGCCACCACGTACCTCGTGTCCATGAACGACTTCGGCGGCTACAACGAGGTCTGGGCCGAGTTTTTCGACGAGACCGGACCAACTCGAACCACCGTCGCGGTGCATGCGTTGCCGCACCCTCATCTGCTTATCGAGATCCAAGCCGTCGCATACGTGCCGCATAAGGAGACGACGTGA
- a CDS encoding 3-hydroxyanthranilate 3,4-dioxygenase, which produces MNQSPVPPTINFAGWIADNQHLLKPPVGNKTMALGKDFIVQVVGGPNQRTDFHVDPYEEWFYQIKGNIHVNIIVAGKLQRVDIAEGETWLLPGDIPHSPQRPETRSVGLVIERVREEGTLEKFQWYCLNCSALVHEVELQVRDIVADLPPVFTSFYDDGAARTCTNCGAVHPGKG; this is translated from the coding sequence GTGAATCAGTCACCGGTACCGCCGACCATCAATTTTGCCGGGTGGATCGCGGACAACCAGCACCTGCTGAAACCGCCAGTGGGTAACAAGACAATGGCACTCGGCAAAGACTTCATCGTCCAGGTCGTCGGCGGACCGAACCAGCGCACGGATTTCCACGTGGACCCCTACGAAGAGTGGTTCTACCAAATCAAGGGCAACATCCACGTCAACATCATCGTGGCTGGGAAGCTGCAGCGAGTAGACATCGCCGAAGGCGAGACGTGGCTCCTTCCCGGTGACATCCCGCACTCGCCGCAACGACCCGAGACCCGGTCCGTGGGCTTGGTCATCGAGCGAGTTCGCGAAGAAGGCACGCTCGAGAAGTTCCAGTGGTATTGCCTGAACTGCTCGGCGCTGGTCCACGAAGTCGAGCTTCAGGTGCGTGACATCGTCGCTGACCTGCCGCCGGTGTTCACCTCCTTCTACGACGACGGCGCCGCTCGCACGTGCACTAATTGCGGCGCCGTGCATCCCGGGAAGGGCTGA
- a CDS encoding amidohydrolase family protein, producing the protein MNDIIDVHTHYIPRGWPELPSSNGIDVPWLRMESERDAMVMVGSAEFRRIQANCWDAEQRLADMDSDGVTAQVVSPTPLFFAYGNETKDATAISRIFNDLALEICEPAPSRLLPFCQVPLQDPDAACAELERCLEAGHVGVEIGNHVGDRDLDDEGIVTFMQHAASLGAPIFVHPWDMADSPRLRRWMARWLASMPAETHLSILAMILGGVFDRVGPELRICFAHGGGSFPFWVGRMDNAWRERNDVIGTSELQPSDYLGRFYVDSVVFDDRALRLLVDTVGADRVVVGSDYPYPLGERPAAGLVRSSTVLDDATRTKVLSSNAREFLGPAALKRMEPATDFPPPLRTQASRHRSVAAPSWPRYPTVSRD; encoded by the coding sequence ATGAACGACATCATCGACGTGCACACCCACTACATACCGAGAGGCTGGCCCGAGCTGCCCTCCTCGAATGGCATCGACGTCCCTTGGCTCCGCATGGAGTCCGAACGAGACGCGATGGTCATGGTGGGATCGGCCGAGTTTCGCCGAATCCAAGCCAACTGCTGGGACGCAGAACAGAGGCTCGCAGACATGGACTCCGACGGCGTCACTGCGCAGGTCGTCTCGCCGACCCCGCTTTTCTTCGCCTATGGCAATGAAACCAAGGACGCGACGGCAATCTCACGAATCTTCAACGATCTCGCCCTCGAAATTTGCGAGCCTGCACCGTCTCGATTGCTCCCGTTCTGCCAAGTCCCACTGCAAGATCCGGACGCGGCATGCGCAGAGCTGGAACGGTGCCTTGAAGCCGGGCACGTCGGCGTGGAGATCGGCAATCACGTAGGCGACCGAGATCTCGACGACGAGGGCATCGTCACTTTCATGCAGCATGCCGCTTCACTCGGCGCACCAATCTTCGTCCACCCCTGGGACATGGCCGACTCCCCGCGTCTGCGGCGCTGGATGGCGCGGTGGCTCGCCAGCATGCCCGCGGAGACACACCTATCGATCCTGGCGATGATCCTCGGGGGTGTCTTCGATCGTGTAGGTCCAGAGCTACGCATCTGTTTTGCCCATGGGGGAGGGTCATTCCCATTCTGGGTCGGGCGGATGGACAACGCCTGGCGCGAGCGCAACGACGTCATCGGCACTTCGGAGTTGCAACCGTCGGACTATCTCGGTCGGTTCTACGTCGACTCGGTAGTCTTCGACGACCGGGCGCTCCGCCTCCTCGTCGACACAGTCGGAGCGGACCGCGTCGTCGTAGGAAGCGACTACCCCTATCCGCTCGGCGAACGACCGGCTGCCGGATTGGTGCGCTCATCCACCGTCCTCGACGACGCCACCCGGACGAAAGTCCTGTCGAGCAATGCCCGCGAATTCCTCGGCCCTGCGGCTTTGAAGCGGATGGAGCCGGCTACTGACTTCCCGCCGCCTTTGAGAACACAGGCGAGTAGGCACCGGTCCGTCGCCGCACCAAGCTGGCCAAGGTACCCGACTGTTTCTCGAGACTGA
- a CDS encoding ABC transporter ATP-binding protein — translation MTRDCVLSVNAVTGDRADGWVRYLLRRCASHRRTALIAGIGSVLSGVLTAILPLLVRHVVDTLTVTAASVLPWVLVLLALGLVRFVASWVRRVESSRLSLDVQHDLRRDLFASLLRMNGRQRSGLYTGQVVSRAITDVTLIQMLLQLVPLVAGNVVMLAASLILMTSMSPLLSVVALLVVPALWLVVSRSQRELFPANWDAQARAADVAMRVEAAVAGVRVVKGFGQESHELDQLAAAARNLYRSRLRIARITSRFTPVMQAVPAAGQALILIVGGLLALRQSITLGTFLAFMTYLGSFVAPIRMFAMLLTVSQQGKASLDRVREVIEGSTAVEGPLPDTDPVHRPDSPPRIEFQGVRFGFDGQPPVLDGLELGVEPGETIAIAGAAGSGKSILTLLLPRLFDPDAGRILLDGTDIRELRDLRSRVAMVFEDTSLIADTVRANVSYGYPDADDEQVWHALHLAAADEFVAALPEGLDTMIGDRGRRLSGGQRQRLALARALITDAPILVLDDATSAIDAQVEEEIFARITVEVRRRTTIVVAHRISTLALADRVAVLDGGRVAELGTLHELQSSAELFHALFTPPDPSGFAEDAGVAAETVPTAELWAAAEADGDESRTLEQMAKAFSQRAAASPHAIGGGGVSSAPPSGDVGALIDRLPALSGEPEVPEDFSHTPDSDFSLVRLLRPFALPLLAGLGLVLLDALAQILIPVLVRYGIDRGVLAGARDVLLIAAGSAFVIVIVDWAITVAQVRVTGRAGERLLYGLRVKVFAQLQRLGLQFYERELAGRIMTRMITDVDGLSAFLQTGLSVALTSTLTIGGVVVALVVIDAGLALVVLALMPVLVAATVAFRRASVPAYNLAREQVSASNAYLQENVDNIAVTQAYRREAVNQREFERRSWGYRNARMRSQTLASQFFSFIEFMSVIATAAVLVFGVHQLRESMLTAGTLIAFLLYTDLLFSPIQQLSQVFDSYQQAVIGVERLGGLMREPVATPDAPDARPVRSLTGAIEFRDVGFAYDPTGARVLSGIDLRISPGQKVAVVGETGAGKSTLVKLLARLYDTTEGAVLVDGVDIRHYRLRDFRKRLGVVPQEPFLFGDTVQEAIAYGKPDAAPADIEWAARAVGAHEMIAALEHGYRQPIGAHGGSLSAGQRQLLALARAQLVEPDILILDEATASLDLATDARVRAAVDLLTAGRTTIVVAHRLATAADADMIVVVGEGRLLQTGRHADLLTTDGPYRRLWAAYVGDEAAASLE, via the coding sequence ATGACTCGCGATTGCGTTCTTTCCGTCAACGCGGTCACTGGTGACCGCGCCGACGGCTGGGTGCGATATCTGCTGCGGCGCTGCGCATCCCATCGGCGGACGGCGCTCATAGCGGGTATCGGCTCGGTGTTGTCGGGAGTTCTGACCGCCATCCTGCCGCTGCTGGTGCGACATGTGGTCGACACCCTGACGGTCACCGCAGCATCGGTGCTGCCGTGGGTACTGGTGCTGCTCGCACTCGGGTTGGTGCGTTTCGTCGCGAGCTGGGTGCGCCGGGTCGAGTCATCCCGGTTATCCCTGGATGTGCAGCACGATTTGCGGCGTGACCTGTTCGCCTCGCTGCTGCGCATGAACGGGCGGCAGCGCTCCGGTCTCTACACCGGGCAGGTGGTGAGCCGTGCTATCACCGACGTGACGCTCATCCAGATGTTGCTGCAGTTGGTTCCGCTGGTCGCCGGCAATGTGGTGATGCTGGCCGCGTCGCTGATACTGATGACTTCGATGTCACCGCTGCTGAGTGTGGTTGCGCTGCTGGTGGTTCCGGCGCTGTGGCTCGTTGTCTCGCGCAGTCAGCGGGAACTCTTCCCCGCCAACTGGGATGCCCAGGCCCGGGCCGCCGATGTCGCCATGCGAGTGGAGGCCGCGGTCGCGGGCGTGCGGGTGGTGAAGGGCTTCGGCCAGGAATCGCACGAGCTGGACCAACTGGCCGCCGCCGCACGGAACCTGTACCGGTCCCGGCTGCGCATTGCCCGGATCACCAGCCGGTTCACCCCCGTCATGCAGGCGGTGCCCGCCGCGGGGCAGGCGCTCATCCTGATCGTCGGTGGTCTGCTCGCGCTGCGGCAATCCATCACGCTGGGCACCTTTTTGGCGTTCATGACCTACCTGGGATCGTTTGTCGCTCCGATTCGCATGTTCGCGATGCTGCTAACGGTCAGTCAGCAGGGCAAGGCGTCATTGGATCGGGTGCGCGAGGTGATCGAGGGTTCGACCGCAGTCGAGGGGCCGTTGCCGGATACCGATCCCGTGCACCGGCCGGACAGCCCGCCGCGCATCGAATTCCAAGGTGTGCGTTTCGGATTCGACGGTCAGCCGCCGGTGCTGGACGGCCTGGAGCTCGGTGTCGAGCCTGGGGAGACCATTGCGATCGCGGGTGCGGCCGGTTCCGGGAAGTCGATTCTGACGCTTCTGCTGCCGCGCCTGTTCGATCCGGATGCGGGGCGGATCCTGCTGGACGGCACTGATATTCGCGAGTTGCGGGACCTGCGCTCGCGGGTGGCGATGGTCTTCGAGGACACCTCGCTGATAGCGGATACGGTGCGCGCCAATGTGTCCTACGGTTATCCGGACGCGGATGACGAACAGGTCTGGCACGCTTTGCATCTGGCCGCCGCCGACGAATTCGTCGCCGCGCTGCCCGAGGGTTTGGACACCATGATCGGAGACCGTGGGCGGCGGCTTTCCGGCGGCCAGCGCCAGCGCCTCGCCCTGGCCCGGGCGCTGATCACCGACGCCCCGATCCTGGTGCTCGACGACGCCACCTCCGCCATCGACGCACAGGTCGAGGAGGAGATCTTCGCGCGCATCACCGTAGAGGTGCGGCGGCGCACCACCATTGTGGTGGCACACCGGATCTCGACGCTGGCGCTGGCGGATCGGGTCGCGGTTCTGGACGGTGGCCGTGTCGCCGAGCTCGGCACGCTGCACGAGCTGCAGAGCTCAGCCGAGTTGTTCCACGCGCTGTTCACCCCGCCGGATCCGTCTGGTTTCGCCGAGGATGCGGGCGTAGCGGCCGAGACGGTACCCACGGCCGAACTGTGGGCGGCGGCCGAGGCCGACGGCGACGAGTCGCGCACCCTCGAACAGATGGCGAAGGCGTTCTCGCAGCGGGCCGCGGCCTCCCCGCACGCAATAGGCGGCGGCGGGGTATCGAGCGCGCCGCCCTCTGGCGATGTGGGCGCGCTGATCGACCGGCTACCCGCGCTCAGCGGCGAACCCGAAGTGCCCGAAGACTTCTCGCACACCCCAGATTCGGATTTCTCGCTGGTCCGGTTGCTGCGGCCGTTCGCACTGCCGCTGCTGGCCGGACTCGGCCTGGTACTTCTGGATGCGCTGGCCCAGATCCTGATTCCGGTCCTGGTGCGCTACGGAATCGACCGCGGTGTACTGGCGGGCGCGCGGGACGTGCTGCTGATCGCCGCCGGTTCGGCGTTCGTTATCGTGATCGTGGACTGGGCTATCACTGTCGCGCAGGTGCGCGTGACCGGGCGGGCCGGCGAACGCCTGCTCTACGGATTGCGGGTCAAGGTATTCGCGCAATTGCAGCGCCTGGGTCTGCAGTTCTACGAGCGAGAACTAGCCGGCCGCATCATGACTCGCATGATCACCGATGTGGACGGACTGTCGGCATTCCTACAGACCGGGCTTTCGGTGGCCTTGACCAGCACACTCACCATCGGTGGCGTGGTCGTGGCACTGGTCGTCATCGATGCCGGGCTGGCCCTGGTGGTACTAGCGCTGATGCCGGTGCTGGTGGCTGCCACCGTCGCCTTCCGACGGGCCTCGGTGCCCGCCTACAACCTGGCGCGTGAACAGGTCAGTGCCTCGAATGCCTATCTGCAGGAGAACGTCGACAATATCGCGGTCACCCAGGCTTATCGCCGGGAAGCAGTGAACCAGCGGGAATTCGAGCGCCGCTCCTGGGGCTATCGTAATGCGCGGATGCGCAGCCAGACCTTGGCGTCGCAGTTCTTCTCGTTCATCGAGTTCATGTCGGTCATCGCCACGGCCGCCGTACTCGTCTTCGGTGTGCACCAGCTGCGTGAAAGTATGCTCACCGCAGGCACATTGATCGCCTTCCTGCTCTACACCGATCTGCTCTTCTCACCCATCCAGCAGTTGTCACAGGTTTTCGACAGCTATCAGCAGGCGGTCATCGGTGTGGAACGGCTCGGCGGGCTGATGCGTGAACCGGTGGCGACGCCGGATGCTCCCGACGCCCGCCCGGTGCGGAGTTTGACGGGTGCGATCGAATTCCGTGATGTCGGCTTCGCCTACGATCCGACGGGCGCGCGGGTGTTGTCGGGCATCGATCTGCGTATCTCGCCGGGGCAGAAGGTCGCAGTGGTCGGGGAGACCGGTGCGGGTAAGTCGACGCTCGTGAAACTGCTTGCGCGCCTGTATGACACGACCGAGGGCGCGGTGCTCGTCGACGGCGTCGACATCCGGCACTATCGCCTGCGGGACTTCCGCAAACGATTGGGTGTGGTGCCGCAGGAACCCTTCCTGTTCGGCGATACCGTGCAAGAGGCCATTGCCTACGGCAAACCCGATGCGGCCCCCGCCGATATCGAATGGGCCGCCCGGGCAGTGGGTGCCCACGAGATGATCGCCGCCCTGGAACACGGTTACCGGCAGCCGATCGGCGCACACGGTGGCAGTCTTTCGGCGGGCCAGCGTCAGCTTCTCGCCTTGGCGCGGGCGCAATTGGTAGAACCCGACATCCTCATACTCGACGAGGCCACTGCGTCGCTGGATCTGGCGACCGATGCCAGGGTCCGTGCGGCCGTCGATCTGCTGACCGCCGGCCGCACCACCATTGTCGTGGCACACCGCCTGGCCACCGCCGCGGACGCCGACATGATCGTCGTTGTCGGCGAGGGCCGTCTCCTGCAAACCGGTCGTCACGCCGACCTACTCACCACCGACGGCCCCTACCGCCGTCTCTGGGCGGCATACGTCGGTGACGAGGCCGCAGCCAGTCTCGAGTAG
- a CDS encoding IS4 family transposase codes for MFAPGHLGELTRIVSFDLVDAALETAGAVRSRVRLLPSRVVVYLLLAGALFSDIGYRQVWARLCAGLPGGSFVCPGSPALSQALRRVGVKPLKALFDLLAGPAAGTRRWRGLLVCAIDGTSVFVADSPGNVAEFGRHGGGHAQAGYPMLRLLTVVACGTRTVVDVVFGPLRIAETAYAPQLLGCLRPGMLLLADRNFAVTALIEQITGTGADLLIRAKLNRRVPAIARLGDRSWLTRTGTATVRVIDAEIAVSCAGGPRRVERYRLITTLTDDKRYPAKELVDLYHQRWEIETSYFELKSTILGGRVLRARTPAGVAQEVYALLITYQALRTAIADTALATPSFSPDRGSFTIAVHTARDQLIQATGVLATTTINLIGTIGRAVLSSPMPLRRQRSSPRIVKRAISKHRAKGEVDRNIYKTQISVHILPG; via the coding sequence GTGTTCGCGCCGGGGCATCTGGGGGAACTGACCCGGATCGTGTCGTTCGACCTGGTCGACGCGGCGCTGGAAACGGCCGGTGCCGTGCGGTCACGAGTGCGGCTGCTGCCGTCGCGGGTGGTGGTGTATCTGCTGCTGGCCGGAGCGTTGTTCTCCGATATCGGGTATCGGCAGGTATGGGCGCGGTTGTGTGCCGGGCTGCCCGGCGGATCGTTCGTGTGTCCTGGTTCCCCGGCCTTGTCACAGGCGTTGCGCCGCGTCGGGGTCAAACCCCTGAAGGCGTTGTTCGATCTGCTCGCCGGCCCGGCCGCCGGGACCCGGCGGTGGCGGGGACTGCTGGTGTGCGCGATCGACGGCACCAGTGTGTTCGTGGCTGACAGTCCAGGCAACGTGGCCGAGTTCGGGCGTCACGGCGGCGGTCACGCCCAGGCTGGGTATCCGATGCTGCGGTTGCTGACGGTGGTGGCGTGTGGCACCCGCACCGTCGTCGATGTCGTGTTCGGCCCGTTGCGGATCGCGGAAACAGCCTATGCACCACAACTTTTGGGGTGCCTGCGCCCGGGCATGCTGTTGCTGGCCGACCGGAACTTCGCGGTTACGGCGTTGATCGAGCAGATCACCGGCACCGGAGCAGATCTGCTGATCCGCGCCAAACTCAACCGGCGCGTCCCCGCGATCGCGCGGTTGGGTGACAGATCGTGGCTGACCCGCACCGGTACGGCGACCGTGCGCGTGATCGACGCCGAGATCGCCGTCAGCTGCGCCGGCGGGCCACGCCGGGTCGAGCGGTACCGGCTGATCACAACCCTGACCGACGACAAGCGTTATCCAGCAAAGGAATTGGTGGATCTCTACCATCAGCGGTGGGAGATCGAAACCAGCTATTTCGAACTGAAATCGACCATCCTCGGCGGGCGGGTGCTGCGCGCCCGCACCCCGGCCGGGGTCGCCCAAGAGGTCTACGCCTTGTTGATCACCTACCAGGCGCTGCGCACCGCGATCGCCGATACCGCGCTCGCCACACCGAGTTTCAGCCCCGACCGCGGCAGTTTCACCATCGCCGTGCACACCGCCCGCGATCAGCTCATCCAGGCCACCGGAGTTCTCGCCACCACCACGATCAACCTGATCGGCACCATCGGCCGCGCGGTCCTGTCCAGCCCGATGCCACTACGACGCCAACGCTCCAGCCCCCGCATCGTCAAACGTGCCATCTCCAAACACCGCGCCAAGGGCGAGGTCGACCGCAACATCTACAAAACCCAGATCAGCGTTCATATCCTGCCCGGTTGA